A stretch of the Opisthocomus hoazin isolate bOpiHoa1 chromosome 2, bOpiHoa1.hap1, whole genome shotgun sequence genome encodes the following:
- the LOC104333601 gene encoding cullin-9 isoform X5, with protein MVDERRDGSLLVHLGPNLQAHPEEVLRQRRGHDGQLEYLIQWCVVSLEERAVGGSGACSAETKPENISMWMSAEEVCASCPALLGKRELAGPRVKEEKAASALGADVPLDEASLLEMKADVRSLVRRAGRQMAKSGAPKSAVLNTIHVLSAYASIGSLAGAFKETGALDLLMEMLCHKEQQIRRSAGKMLRALASHDAGSRAYVLLSLSQQDGIEQHMDFDGRYTLLELFAEMMSSEEQCVSFEGIHLPQIPGKLLFVLVKRYLCVTSLMDTLSSGAEEGGERQDCAVASLVAEERSRVKQEFEFSMAMANLILELVHVMGWDHSHEAELVPQQDLRPRTTHSIFQPKTPACTAAQMPVLTSNRGRRKKQGRAFLTRSDFSDRSGYVEYLQANLVRGTRVRLLEDSGDVRAGEEGEFLQSTNSMHTAQVLWQSTGRTYWMCWHMLEIIGFGDQWEEPAAQEKEYSPIESFKLDTVAQPFFWKLFGGLYSLPYLGEQPAEAAEALSRAEWWELLFFVKKLEAEEQKEIACLIQQDQGEQLSEVDEEALIQLSVPAELARKVLWVLEERCQGSTRRDLHGSHVYAKYFLERGTEQGGGGSTGVSPEGASCRSAGPEGPTAKEDLSAAPAAAAKSDSELFSELLASEGLFFPEVTEEQAKVLGSSEGLSERGSLARIGAVVDVIQSSSSEVGLRLAGLKHIVKILEEEPEAEHQVGKAWGGLEARTVGEKLVKVTVELLSAEVAEKAVVVVTLRLVAVLMAKHDWRVPFATEGGVRAVLACLQQHAASALVQQAGLAALKVLVGAVADEPGGAGEKPLPLSHADAQMMREIFASIGSASSEGSASLLSAIPAAMSTMQSVPGGSSGVQNGLLVVNTLMESHRGLAEQLASCGLAAVLQSCWWDGQSSGCPHATLALRAINCLAEQRLPLGPQTAGREAPLDPRDVRALLGGLGDGVLSKDVVVALERQLCGEGPVPSGEVAQLLRDRGCFRLLLRSFELLEAEKGTSLSILRILSKFLDGDEEDALPWHECVEPCLSSLSAQSSDREVVQEVVGFLHRLATASKDCAVAMCRLGAREALSKALDKHSMAQPLGPALLDLLTGCEECAGLYKKLTSSILAGCIQLVLGQIEEHRRSQQPISIPFFDVFLRNLCRGSSVKMKEDKCWEKVQVSSNPHRASKLTDRNPKTYWESNGSSGSHFITVHMQRGVVVREMSMLVASEDSSYMPSRVVVLGGESPAAVGTELNAVTVLPSDSRVILLENMTRFWPIIQIRVKRCQQGGIDTRVRGIEVLGPKPTFWPIFKEQLCQRTFLSCTARARAWCQEICQDRGRLLQLFGRLNRALQHEQGFADRFLPDDEAARALGRTCWEALVTPLVQSITSPDPRGVSPLAWLLGEYLESVEPPRCGVGCGAVFGSRVRRLTQLLVHVDPGGPEAAEARADGGKEGKQKEVPARAARAVAEKRSSLQGIAQCWRGVVQQQVQRFLEAAGQAPDLVERYCGLYQRLRGATEELFGQQAAFLLALGQGFAGALLQLSFLAALHVSERFARYLDGQIQELHGAGGSAGPPRRLQQMLEPFVVLSGLELAHSFEHFYRQYLGARLLVRGPSWLEGAVVEQIGLCFPRRFPQEMLSDMAESEELQRQFGLFQLQERDRRLLEPGSGPGEAPVPAPVANVPAVEVLALSPRCWPVSPCCYMDEPGRFFPAALSSPLDEFAEFCRRGQGRLGWECTKPRRLQWTWLGRAELRFGDCVLHVSTLQMYVLLCFNSAQEVAVEALLRATGLPAELVHHALTPLIHGDGVLVRSCALGAPGVLRLNQAALARASGRHLRLLPRQSYLRAERAEVSALERKRNVLCCLITRILKVEKQLHIDNLVFRVIDACQKGELGPGLQFLRFCCHSVDVLSCILRLLNQGYLRRQEERPHVLEYVFAESTTPLGGQAQMVFQSRLPEASPDEDSVDCPYWLNPGVGRSEDFLMAMLQVPMGHTLSPEEAKLLMNQTVQQVQDTLSIPDDVARHLLMHCRWNVDFLIQCYVENHETLLISSGLQVQDAQPPPSPGTHCPVCVNQLCPTEKPPTLCCMHYCCKLCWREYLTTRIEQNMVVNCTCPISECRAQPTTAFIRSIVSSEEIIAKYEKALLRGYVECCSNLTWCTNPQGCDQILLKDGLGYGVACSKCSWISCFNCNFPEAHYPASCSHMSQWVDDDGYYEGMTSEAQSKHLAKLISKHCPSCQAQIEKNEGCLQSLMKKFNKTGPSTDPWGTPLVTSLQLESAPLMTTL; from the exons ATGGTGGACGAGAGGCGTGATGGCAGCCTGCTTGTGCACCTGGGACCCAACCTGCAGGCCCACCCGGAGGAGGTGctccggcagcggcggggccacGACGGCCAGCTGGAGTATCTGATCCAGTGGTGTGTTGTCAGCCTGGAAGAGAGAGCGGTGGGCGGCAGCGGTGCCTGCTCTGCAGAGACCAAGCCGGAGAACATCTCGATGTGGATGTCTGCTGAAGAAGTCTGCGCCAGCTGCCCAGCGCTGCTGGGCaagagggagctggcagggccaCGGGTGAAAGAGGAGAAGGCAGCCAGTGCATTGGGTGCAGATGTGCCGCTGGATGAAGCCTCGCTGCTGGAGATGAAGGCTGATGTCAGGAGCCTGGTGCGGCGAGCTGGGCGGCAGATGGCCAAGAGTGGGGCCCCCAAGTCTGCTGTCCTCAACACCATCCACGTGCTGAGCGCATATGCCAGCATCGGCTCGCTGGCAGGTGCCTTCAAGGAGACGGGAGCCCTCGACTTGCTGATGGAGATGCTGTGCCACAAGGAGCAGCAAATCCGCCGCAGTGCCGGCAAGATGCTGAGGGCCCTGGCTTCGCATGACGCAG GCAGCCGGGCCTATGTCCTGCTGTCCCTGAGCCAGCAGGATGGCATTGAGCAGCACATGGACTTTGATGGTCGCTACACCTTGCTGGAGCTGTTTGCTGAGATGATGTCTTCTGAAGAGCAGTGTGTGTCCTTCGAGGGCATTCACCTTCCCCAG ATCCCCGGGAAGCTGCTGTTTGTCCTGGTGAAGCGCTACCTGTGTGTCACTTCTCTCATGGACACGCTGAGCAGTGGCGCGGAGGAAGGAGGGGAGCGGCAGGACTGCGCTGTGGCCAGCCTGGTCGCTGAGGAGAGGAGCCGTGTGAAGCAGGAGTTTGAGTTCAGCATGGCCATGGCCAACCTCATCTTGGAGCTGGTGCACGTGATGGGCTGGGACCACAGCCACGAGGCAGAGCTGGTGCCCCAGCAGGACCTGCGGCCTCGCACCACCCACTCCATCTTCCAGCCCAAAACCCCAGCCTGCACCGCTGCCCAAATGCCTGTGCTCACTTCAAATCGTGGTCGTCGCAAAAAGCAGGGTCGTGCCTTCCTGACCCGGTCAGACTTCTCAGACCGCAGTGGCTATGTGGAGTACTTACAGGCAAACCTGGTGCGCGGCACGCGGGTGCGCTTGCTGGAGGACTCTGGTGATGTTAGAGCTGGGGAGGAAGGCGAGTTTCTTCAGAGCACTAACAGCATGCACACAGCGCAG GTTTTGTGGCAGTCAACAGGACGAACCTACTGGATGTGTTGGCACATGTTGGAGATTATTGGCTTTGGAGACCAGTGGGAAGAACCTGctgctcaggagaaagaataTAGTCCAATAGAGAGCTTTAAGCTAGACACAG TGGCGCAGCCGTTTTTCTGGAAGCTCTTTGGGGGTCTGTACTCCCTGCCTTACCTGGGGGAGCAGCCGGCCGAGGCTGCAGAGGCCCTGAGCCGTGCCGAGTGGTGGGAGCTGCTGTTCTTTGTGAAGAagctggaggcagaggagcagaaagAGATCGCCTGTCTCATCCAGCAGGACCAGGGAGAGCAG CTGTCGGAGGTGGATGAAGAAGCCCTGATCCAGCTGTCGGTACCTGCGGAGCTGGCCCGGAAGGTGCTGTGGGTCTTGGAGGAGCGGTGCCAGGGCAGCACTCGGCGTGACCTGCACGGCTCCCACGTCTACGCAAAATACTTCCTCGAGAGGGGGACCGAGCAGGGTGGCGGAGGGAGCACTGGGGTGTCCCCGGAGGGTGCCAGCTGCAGGAGTGCTGGCCCTGAAGGCCCGACGGCGAAGGAAGACCTTTCGGCAGCCCCCGCTGCAGCGGCGAAGTCGGATTCCGAGCTGTTCAGCGAGCTCCTTGCGAGCGAAGGGCTGTTCTTCCCAGAGGTGACAGAGGAGCAGGCCAAAG TGCTGGGCAGCTCCGAGGGGCTGAGCGAGAGGGGCTCGCTGGCCAGGATTGGAGCCGTGGTGGACGTGATccagagcagcagctcagaggtggggCTGCGCTTAGCCGGGCTGAAGCACATCGTGAAGATCCTGGAGGAGGAGCCTGAGGCCGAGCATCAAGTCGGGAAAGCCTGGGGCGGGCTGGAGGCGAGGACAGTTGG GGAGAAGCTGGTGAAGGTGACAGTGGAGCTGCTGAGCGCTGAGGTGGCCGAGAAGGCCGTGGTGGTGGTGACGCTGCGGCTGGTGGCCGTGCTGATGGCGAAGCACGACTGGCGCGTGCCATTTGCCACGGAGGGCGGCGTGCGGGCGGTGCtggcctgcctgcagcagcacgCTGCCTCCGCCCTGGTGCAGCAGGCTGGCCTGGCG GCCCTGAAGgtgctggtgggagctgtggccgaCGAGCCCGGAGGTGCCGGTGAGAAGCCCTTGCCCCTGAGCCATGCCGACGCGCAGATGATGCGGGAGATCTTTGCCAGCATTGGCTCTGCCTCCAGCGAGGGCTCGGCAAGCCTGCTGAGTGCCATCCCCGCTGCCATGAGCACCATGCAGAGCGTCCCAGG GGGCTCGTCGGGCGTGCAGAACGGCTTGCTGGTGGTGAACACGCTGATGGAGAGCCACCGGGGCCTGGCGGAGCAGCTGGCGAGCTGCGGTCTCGCCgcggtgctgcagagctgctggtgggacgggcAGAGCAGCGGCTGCCCTCACGCGACGCTGGCCCTCCGCGCCATCAACTGCCTCGCGGAGCAGCGGCTGCCCCTGGGCCCGCAGACGGCAG GCAGAGAGGCCCCGCTGGACCCGAGGGACGTGCGGGCGCTGCTGGGCGGCCTCGGGGACGGCGTCTTGTCCAAGGACGTGGTGGTGGCCCTGGAGCGGCAGCTCTGCGGCGAAGGCCCTGTCCCCTCTGGCGAGGTGGCCCAGCTGCTGCGGGACCGCGGGtgcttcaggctgctgctgcgcAGCTTTGAGCTGCTGGAGGCGGAGAAGGGCACGAGCCTGAGCATCCTCAG GATCCTGAGCAAGTTCCTGGACGGTGACGAGGAGGACGCGCTGCCCTGGCACGAGTGCGTGGAGCCCTGCCTGTCCTCCCTGAGCGCCCAGAGCAGCGACCGGGAG GTGGTGCAGGAGGTCGTTGGCTTCCTGCACCGCCTGGCCACCGCCAGCAAGGACTGCGCGGTGGCCATGTGCCGCCTGGGCGCCCGCGAGGCTCTGTCCAAAGCCCTGGACAAGCACAGCATGGCCCAGCCACTGGGGCCAGCCCTGCTCGACCTGCTGACGGGCTGCGAGGAGTGCGCCGGCCTCTACAAGAAGCTGACGAGCAGCATCTTGGCTGGCTGCATCCAG CTGGTGCTGGGGCAGATAGAGGAGCACCGCCGGAGCCAGCAGCCCATCAGCATCCCATTCTTCGACGTCTTTCTGCGCAACCTGTGCCGAG GCTCCAGCGTGAAGATGAAGGAGGACAAGTGCTGGGAGAAGGTGCAGGTGTCCTCCAACCCGCACCGGGCCAGCAAGCTCACGGACAGGAACCCCAAGACGTACTGGGAGTCAAACGGCAGCAGCGGCTCCCACTTCATCACTGTGCACATGCAGCGTGGAGTGGTGGTCAG GGAGATGAGCATGCTGGTGGCCAGCGAGGACTCCAGCTACATGCCGTCCCGCGTCGTGGTGCTGGGGGGCGAGAGCCCCGCCGCCGTTGGAACGGAGCTCAACGCC gTGACCGTCCTGCCCTCGGACAGCAGAGTGATCCTGCTGGAGAACATGACCCGCTTCTGGCCCATCATCCAGATCCGGGTGAAGCGGTGCCAGCAG GGCGGCATTGACACACGCGTGCGTGGCATCGAGGTGCTGGGTCCCAAGCCCACGTTCTGGCCCATCTTCAAGGAGCAGCTGTGCCAGCGGACGTTCCTCTCCTGCACTGCTCGGGCCCGTGCCTGGTGCCAGGAGATCTGCCAGGACCGGGGGCGACTGCTGCAGCTCTTTGGCAG GCTGAACCGGGCGCTGCAGCACGAGCAGGGCTTCGCCGACCGCTTCCTTCCTGACGATGAGGCGGCCCGAGCCTTGGGCAGGACGTGCTGGGAGGCCCTGGTGACCCCCTTGGTGCAGAGCATCACCAGCCCAG ACCCCCGCGGTGTCAGCCCCCTGGCCTGGCTGCTGGGTGAGTACCTGGAGAGCGTGGAGCCACCGCGCTGTGGCGTGGGCTGCGGTGCCGTCTTTGGTTCCCGCGTGCGGCGCCTGACCCAGCTCCTGGTGCACGTGGACCCCGGCGgcccggaggcagcggaggcGAGAGCTGATG GCGGGAAGGAGGGGAAGCAGAAGGAGGTGCCGGCCAGGGCTGCGAGGGCGGTGGCGGAGAAGCGGAGCAGCCTGCAGGGCATCGCGCAGTGCTGGCGTGGCGTGGTGCAGCAGCAG GTGCAGCGGTTCCTGGAGGCGGCAGGGCAGGCGCCGGACCTGGTGGAGCGGTACTGCGGGCTGTACCAGCGCCTGCGCGGTGCCACGGAGGAGCTCTTTGGGCAGCAGGCCGCCTTCCTGCTGGCGCTGGGCCAGGGCTTCGCAGGGGCTTTGCTGCAGCTCTCCTTCCTCGCCGCCCTGCAC GTGAGCGAGCGGTTTGCCCGCTACCTGGACGGGCAGATCCAGGAGCTCCACGGGGCTGGAGGCAGCGCAGGGCCGCCGCGGCGGCTGCAGCAGATGCTGGAGCCCTTCGTCGTCCTCAGCGGCCTGGAGCTCGCCCACAGCTTCGAGCACTTCTACCG GCAGTACCTGGGGGCCCGGCTCCTGGTGCGAGGGCCGTCGTGGCTGGAAGGAGCCGTCGTGGAGCAGATCGGGCTGTGCTTCCCCCGCCGCTTCCCGCAGGAGATGCTGAGCGACATGGCCGAGTCAGAGGAGCTCCAGCGGCAGTTTGGCCTCTTCCAGCTGCAGGAGCGGGACAGGCGGCTGCTGGAGCCGGGCTCGGGCCCGGGCGAG GCGCCGGTGCCGGCCCCGGTGGCCAATGTGCCGGCGGTGGAGGTGCTGGCGCTGTCCCCGCGCTGCTGGCCCGTGTCCCCGTGCTGCTACATGGATGAGCCCGGGAGGTTTTTCCCGGCGGCGCTGAGCTCCCCCCTGGACGAATTCGCCGAGTTCTGCCGGCGGG GCCAGGGCCGGCTGGGCTGGGAGTGCACGAAGCCGCGGCGGCTGCAGTGGACGTGGCTGGGCCGTGCCGAGCTGCGGTTCGGAGACTGCGTCCTGCACGTCTCCACACTGCAGATGTACGTCCTGCTGTGCTTCAACAGTGCCCAG GAGGTGGCTGTGGAGGCCCTGCTGCGGGCCACGGGGCTCCCCGCGGAGCTGGTGCACCACGCGCTGACACCGCTGATCCATGGCGATGGCGTCCTGGTGCGGAGCTGCGCGCTGGGAG CTCCAGGTGTGCTGCGGCTGAACCAGGCAGCCCTGGCCCGTGCGTCCGGCCGCCACCTGAGGCTGCTGCCCCGGCAGAGCTACCTGCGGGCAGAGAGGGCTGAGGTCAGCGCCCTGGAAAGGAAGAGGAACGTCCTCTGCTGCCTCATCACCCGCATCCTCAAGGTGGAGAAGCAGCTCCACATCGACAACCTGGTGTTCAGG GTGATTGATGCCTGTCAGAAGGGCGAgttggggccagggctgcagttcctgaggttctgctgccacagcgtggacgtgctgtcctgcaTCCTGCGCCTGCTGAACCAGGGCTATCTCCGGCGCCAGGAGGAGAGGCCTCACGTCTTGGAGTACGTCTTTGCTGAATCCACAACACCTCTTGGGGGCCAGGCACAGATGGTTTTCCAGAGCAGGCTACCAGAGGCATCTCCAGACGAGGACAGCGTAGACTGCCCATATTG GTTGAATCCTGGCGTAGGCAGGTCGGAGGACTTTCTCATGGCAATGCTGCAGGTGCCAATGGGGCACACACTTAGTCCAGAGGAGGCGAAGCTGCTCATGAACCAGACAGTTCAGCAGGTCCAGGATACTCTGAGCATCCCGGATGATGTTGCTCGGCACCTCCTCATGCACTGCAGGTGGAATGTGGATTTCCTGATCCAGTGCTATGTGGAGAACCATGAGACCCTGCTCATCTCCTCGGGGCTGCAAGTGCAGGATGCCCAGCCCCCCCCAAGCCCAGGAACACACTGCCCAGTCTGTGTGAACCAGCTGTGTCCCACTGAGAAGCCACCAACTCTCTGCTGCATGCACTACTGCTGCAAG CTCTGTTGGCGTGAGTATCTCACAACTCGCATTGAGCAGAACATGGTTGTCAACTGCACCTGTCCCATATCTGAGTGCCGTGCACAGCCAACTACAGCCTTCATTCGTTCCATCGTTTCCTCTGAGGAGATTATAGCTAAG TATGAAAAAGCCCTCCTCAGAGGCTATGTTGAGTGTTGCTCCAACCTGACATGGTGCACCAACCCTCAGGGCTGCGATCAGATCCTCCTTAAGGATGGACTTGGTTATGGGGTAGCCTGTTCCAAGTGCTCCTGGATATCCTGCTTCAACTGCAACTTTCCAGAG GCCCACTatcctgccagctgcagccacaTGTCTCAGTGGGTGGATGACGATGGGTACTATGAGGGGATGACAAGTGAAGCCCAGAGCAAACATCTGGCTAAGCTCATTTCGAAGCACTGCCCAAGCTGCCAGGCTCAGATAGAGAAGAATGAGGGGTGCCTGCA gtcgttgatgaagaagttcaacaagactgggccgagtactgacccctgggggacaccactagttaccagcctccaactagagtcagcgccgctgatgacaaccctctga